The nucleotide sequence TCCGAAAGATTGGAAAACGAAGATTCCGAAATTTTTGTAGTGGAAGAGGACGGGAAATTGGGCGGTTTTGTTCAATTATACCCATTATTTTCATCCACAAGAATGAAACGATATTGGTTGTTGAATGACCTTTATGTTAATTCAGAATATCGTGGAAAAGGTTATTCTAAAGTTTTGATAGAAGAAGCAAAAGTACTTTGCAGAACATCCGATTCTTGCGGAATGTATTTGGAAACCGGAAAAGAAAATATGATTGGAAATCAATTATACCCAAGCGTGGGTTTCAAAAAATATGATGAGGTGAATTTTTATGAATGGGAAATTGATCAATAATCAAGAGAAAAGTAAAACAATCAATTAAGAAAGGCTTCGAGAATCTCTTCCTAACAATGTTTTAAATAATTGTCATCCTGAGGTTCTCGAAGGATAAAAATATATAAGCTATGACAGATTTCGAAAAATATATCCAGCGTTATTTGGATCTGATTCCGACAGAAGATTGGTTAGATGAATTGAAAATTGTAGGGAAAGAAACGCTGAATATCTACGAAAATCTTTTTGAAGATCAATCCAATTATGCTTACGCAGAAGGCAAATGGAGCCTGAAAACGCTTTTGCAACATTTGATAGATACCGAGAAAGTTTTTGCTTACCGTGCGCTGAGGTTTTCCAGAAAAGATCAGTCTGTGGTTTCGGGATTTGATGAAGAAGCCTGGGCTGATCATTCTTATGCGGACAGCCGAACTTTGAAAAGCCTCATCAAAGAATTCAAATTAACAAGGAAACAGTCTTTTATTTTCTTTAAAACACTTCCGGAAGATGCCTTGCAGCTATCCGGAACTGTTAATGGGAACAGCATCAATGTAGAAACCATCGGCAAATTAACAGTTGGCCACAATATTCATCATCTCAATATTATTAAGGAAAGATATCTTCCTAATTTGTAAAACTGTCGAATAGTAAAATCGTTGATGTGTTACACTGTAAATCTGATCATTATCAAAATAATATTTGCTGATTTAACAAATTAACAAGTCAACAAATCAACAATTTTACAATTATTTCCTCGCCAAATACTTTCTCCCCGGAATAAAAAGTAACAAAGCTCCAATCACAAACAGTGAAAGTCGGGAAAGAAAATCGCCGCTTTTGGTGTAGAACGTTTCTTTGTCAATCAGATTGACTTTTGCGGTTAATGCGCCTTTTGCACCGTAAGGTAATTCATCAATAATATCGCCTCGGGAATTGATATGTGCACTTGTTCCACTGTTTGCTGCTCTTGCAATTTCACGTCTGGTTTCTATCGCACGAAGTTTTGCGTAAACCAACAATTGTTTGTGGCCTTGCGAGTAACCCCACCAAGAATCGTTGGTAACAATGGTGAGAAGATTCGCACCCTTTTTGACATAACCGGTCACGAATTCTCCATAGATGCTTTCGTAGCAAATAATTGGTGCAATCACAGATTTGTTGTAAGGATTGGCGAAAACTTTCCGTTCCTCTGAAACACCCAGAGAACGAGTTGTTCCGCCTAAATCCAGCATCACGTCGCCTAGAATTGGTTTGAAGAAATTGATGTACGGAAAAATCTCAACACCAGGAACCAACATTGCTTTGTGGTAAACTTCGGGTTGTTGATTTGGGATAATTTGTATTGCCGAATTATATTCATCGACCCAAATGCCCAGTCTGTCGAGGTAACTCGCTGTTGATGGTTTTTCTTCGCCCTCTTTATAAACATAATGACTGGAGATTCCGCCAGAGAAAACAGATTTCGGATGTTGAGAAAGAAAACCTTTGATATTATTAATTAACAAACTGTTATTGAATCCTCTTTCGCTGATAGAACCTGGACCGGGAAGTGATGTTTCTGGCGAAAGATATAAATCAATTTTTGATTTTTTATCACTTTGTAAAACTGAATTTTCTGAAGCTAATTTCAATAAATCATTTTCAATCGTCAAACTGTCTTTTTGGTATTTTTCATTGTACGGGTCAAGCGCTGGTTGCAGCATTGTGACATTAATTGAACCAACTGTTTCCGGCGTATAATTATAATATTTAACCAAAGAAATAACCATCGGTAAAATGATAAAACCGGCTGTCATCAACACATTTTTAATCAATGGTTTTCGTTTTCTTCCAGCTTCCCAAATTCTAATGGTGTAAAATGCCAGAACATTACATATCAAAATCCAGAAACTTCCGCCTGTTGCGCCCAAAGTATCATACCATTGAACAAACTGATGATAATCTGCGAAAACATTTCCGAGATTGAGCCAAGGCCAAGTGAATTCCCAGACCAAATGTAGTTTCTCAAAAGCCATCCAAATCGCTACAAAAAAGACCAGTCCGTAATAAGTTCCCTGACTTTTTTTATAGATGTGATAGAAAGTAAAAACCAATGCCATAAAAAATGTATTGGTGAGAACAGGAAACAGAACTGCTAAAAGAGATTTGCTTCCATCAGGCAATTGTGAATTATAAAGCCATCCTGTAGTCACAAAATTCCATATCAAAAATGTGAGATATGAAAAACAGAAAACCGCTAATTTTTTCTTTTTGATATCGCTGAATTTTGCAATGTTGTGTTCCATCATCAGAAGCGGAACCCAAGCAAAAAATATAAAAAACGGAATCCCGTAAGTCGGCCAGGATATGGCTAACAAAACTCCGGAAATTAAGGCTAATAAAAGGTTTTTCATAATACGTAGTTTTTTGAACGCAAAGCGCGCAAAGTTTTATAATAATTATTGTGATTATTTTAAGTTCGCAAAGCTTTTACCACTTAGCAAAGAAACTTTTAGGAGCGAAGCGTCTTAGTGAACTTATATTTATTTTTATTGTAAATCTTAGTGGACTTTGTGTTCAAAAGATTTATTACGAGAACATCTTCTTTCTCAAGAAATAGAATCCTGCTCCCAAAGCTCCCAAAATGCCTAAAGGTAGAAGCAGATTGAACCATTGCCAATCTGATTTTTCTTCATCAATTCTTTGTCTGTCGAGCAATCGGACTTCGATGGTTCTATCGCGAAGTTCCATTAGATTGCTGTCATCCAAAAGATAATCCAAAGCATTTCTTAGGAATTGCGCATTTCCGTAATGTTGTTTAGTTAGCAGATCTTCGCCCAAAGGAAGCGGTTCGCCTTTCCATATTTGGTTTCGGGCAATGTCGCCGTCGGCAATTACGAGCATTTTATTTTCAGGACTTTGAGCTTTGAAATCCGGATAAGCATTTTTCTCACTTCTTGTCGCATAAGCAGATTTGAATTTACCTTCCAGAGCCACTGCAAAAATCTTCGGTGGAGTAGGACGTTCCATCTCGCCGATGCTGTCTGTTCTTACGATTTCAGAAAGTGCAACGTAATTCGGAACTGTTTTGGTGTTCGTTCTTTGGCTGGATTCGAAAAGAACTTTGGTTTT is from Epilithonimonas vandammei and encodes:
- a CDS encoding GNAT family N-acetyltransferase; this translates as MRTQILMMMKTNTRKATIDDLSQLAQLFDEYRMFYHKTSDISGAEQFISERLENEDSEIFVVEEDGKLGGFVQLYPLFSSTRMKRYWLLNDLYVNSEYRGKGYSKVLIEEAKVLCRTSDSCGMYLETGKENMIGNQLYPSVGFKKYDEVNFYEWEIDQ
- the lnt gene encoding apolipoprotein N-acyltransferase, with protein sequence MKNLLLALISGVLLAISWPTYGIPFFIFFAWVPLLMMEHNIAKFSDIKKKKLAVFCFSYLTFLIWNFVTTGWLYNSQLPDGSKSLLAVLFPVLTNTFFMALVFTFYHIYKKSQGTYYGLVFFVAIWMAFEKLHLVWEFTWPWLNLGNVFADYHQFVQWYDTLGATGGSFWILICNVLAFYTIRIWEAGRKRKPLIKNVLMTAGFIILPMVISLVKYYNYTPETVGSINVTMLQPALDPYNEKYQKDSLTIENDLLKLASENSVLQSDKKSKIDLYLSPETSLPGPGSISERGFNNSLLINNIKGFLSQHPKSVFSGGISSHYVYKEGEEKPSTASYLDRLGIWVDEYNSAIQIIPNQQPEVYHKAMLVPGVEIFPYINFFKPILGDVMLDLGGTTRSLGVSEERKVFANPYNKSVIAPIICYESIYGEFVTGYVKKGANLLTIVTNDSWWGYSQGHKQLLVYAKLRAIETRREIARAANSGTSAHINSRGDIIDELPYGAKGALTAKVNLIDKETFYTKSGDFLSRLSLFVIGALLLFIPGRKYLARK
- a CDS encoding DinB family protein translates to MTDFEKYIQRYLDLIPTEDWLDELKIVGKETLNIYENLFEDQSNYAYAEGKWSLKTLLQHLIDTEKVFAYRALRFSRKDQSVVSGFDEEAWADHSYADSRTLKSLIKEFKLTRKQSFIFFKTLPEDALQLSGTVNGNSINVETIGKLTVGHNIHHLNIIKERYLPNL